The following nucleotide sequence is from Salvia splendens isolate huo1 chromosome 2, SspV2, whole genome shotgun sequence.
ATTTATAATTATACAAAGTAGCAGCGGCAAACAAAGAagaatgatttttattttcaatcttCAAAAAACAGATAACCTTACAACATGGAGTAAACCTATATATTCCAATCTACACATCTTCACGCTGAAACTACACAAACACAAATTGCaacgaaaaataaaataaaataaaaaataaattgaattaagcTCCTATTCCCTTTTTCACGAGTATTGAACAACCAAAATTTATTTGCacccccaaaataaaaaaaaaaaattactagttccccaaaataaaaatcacaaattcttACAAGCGAAGATGAAGAATGAAAAATCATGCTTATCCTGATCTTTCCgcatcatcttctcctccagCCATAATCTGCTATCCATCCCGCTCCTAGTCCTGAACATAAACACCGCGTATCCCGGGCCCGAGCCTGAGCCTGAGCCCGGACTGCAAAACCAGTCGTACACATCCCACATCAAATCCACCAGCAACCCGTCGAGAAAAATCGTCTGATTCCCTCTGAAATTCCACTGCAGCCTCTTCACCCTTATCACCGTCTTCTTATCAATAAACACCGACAGCACCGGCTGctccccgccgccgccgcattGGATCACGATCTCGTGCGGCGCGCCGCCCTCGTGGAATCGGGCCTTTGTGGAGTACAGCGTGTTGCCGGAGAAGTGCTCCTGCCGCGAGACGAGGGAGAATTGGGCGATTCGAGCCCCCGATTTGAGTCTCCTGAAGTAGGCCTCCGGCGCCGCGTCGCCGAGGATGGGGCCGAGCTCGGAGTCGAGGGCGATGAAGAGGTAGAAGCCGTCGATTGGCTCCGGGCCGGAGTCGTAGCGGGCGGCGGAGAGATCGTAGAAGATCTCGATTGCGGTGGTGTGGAAATCGAGGGTTTTGGCGCCCTTGAGCTTGCGGAAAATTCGGGAATTGGTGGTGAGTTTGAAGAGGGCGGGGGTGGACTGGTCGTCGCCGAAGGAGATGGTGAGGCCCTGCGAGAGGGTGTTCCGGGTCCAGGTCAGTGTCACCGGAATCTGCTTGTGGTTGGAGAGGGTTGTTTTGTAGAGAGAGGTGACGGCATTTTGAACGGAAGGGGTTAGGTTTGGGGAAATGCAGGAATTCGCTGAGTAGGTGGAGCACGATGTATCGGAAATCTGAACTGCGTATTCGCTGAAGCAAGATGTTAAGTCTCTCATTTGTGAGGTCAGAGAAGGAGAATGGTAATGATTCTGGCAATTTGATCACACACTCTCTCTTCTAAACTGAGACGGAATTACTTTATTTCGTGACAGATCATCCAGGTCACAGATATCCGAATTTTAGATGGCAAGAGAAAGTAAACTGTGTACgcatatatataaacaaaattgcAGGGGTGATTAGCAAAATTGATCAAGACGAATATCTAGAATGGCAAAAACATTTATTATTGTGATGGGATAATTCATATTTAAATCATTCATTATTAATatgatttttattaataatttattaaccaaatcttattaatatattatttttttattaataaaaatagttattgtattttaatttagtgtataaatataaaattaaaaattttgatatttttcgaACACATGAAAGGTTGTTAAAAATCATATCCACATCATTCATGAATCATTTTTATtaccaactttactttcctgtaAAGCTATCAAGTTTCAACCATCATTTTCCCAAGAATTATTTTCGTTATTAACTAGTACTGTATTAACTTTACTTTCTTGTCCCTTCGGGGACATCCGATAAAATTAACTATACTTTCTTGTCAATCAAGCAtgttagtactactatattcaCTTTATTGCCTTATtctatactccatccgtcccactacaagtgatggatttcttttggacacgagaattaaaaaaatgatatactATATGgaattaaagtggagagagtaaaagagaagaaaaagtaagagagataaagagagaataaagtaagagattattaaatttttagctaaaaaagaaaaatgatcaCTTGTGATGGGACAACTCAAAATTGAAAGTTGATTACTTGTGATGGAATGGAGAAGTACCATTTTTTACCTTTTTACTTTGTCTCACTTTATTTAATTAAGTGAGATATGTCAAAATGTATCATTTAGACTGAAcattttaaaaaggaaaatatgtcaATTATAATAgtgagggagtattttattaaCGAAGTGTTTGGTCGTTATGGCATTATTAATCATCATTGTCCAGTTTGCTATATTTGTACATCAAGTGCTCAAATTAGTATCCTAATATAGTGGTTCGGAAAAGTTTCGTCGAtttgtttaataaataaatcctgTTCAGATATAAGCATGTCAAAGGAGCAATATGCACATAAATACACAAGAATTTCTAAAATACGAGTagaatttactttttttctctatagCAAAAGCAATTGATATTGGGTACAAATGAGGCGACCAATATGAATTCAAATGTGGCTCGTaataattcttaaaaaaaattattttagtgaTTTAATAAAATATCTTACACATATTGTTATGTTCATTTTATTGGGGTCACATTATCATTTCTATAATTAGTAAAATGGGCAAGACAACTCATATAATGATCTCATTAGTCATGTTGAACTATGTTATGGGACCCCATTAGTTTTGTTAATTACTCCTTTATCTATAATTTTTGTGGCCAGACAAAGTCGCAAATGATTATATGGACTTGGTGAAAGGTCAGCGCAGATTAGGTAACTCTATTTTCGTGAATGTTAGTTAAAATCCCATTTTGTGAAATGGAGCTAACAAAGTGCTAGAAAATACGCATTTTTCGTGCCTAAAACTTTCTTACTTCTTGCTTAAAAACGTGtcaagaaaaataaatactaactAAATTTCACATAGTCCAAAATGAGAAGACATAAATATTGCCAGTGTGATTATATGCACTCGAATTATTTGAACAAACGTTCAAGCAATAACGGCCACAttataatcattttatataaacGCATTTATAGAGGGATACACGTAATGGAACCAACCAACGAATAAAAACAAATTGAATCAATTGAATGATGCGATTTGTctctataaataaattaattaaatagggGGTGTGCCCACTAATTAGATTGACCTCAATATTTTTCTATATAAATTTACTCATTATTTAGTTGAAGTGTTATTTTAATTAGGTTTTTGGAAGTATTCAACTAATATTTGGGTTCGAATtatttaatattccatatacCATCGAGCTCAGGGGATTTAGTTCCGTTATCTGAAGTCTGAACTTCTGAAGCCGATATCAAATATTTGATCTAAATATTTTTCATATcaatttgcataaaaactattgtttcaaaaaattatatacTAGTCTGTAACAAATCTGTATACACGTGAAGGCGACGAACGAAAAGGTGTGTTTAGTACTATGATAAAAGGCTTtctaataagagcatccacaatagcgcctatcgcaccgcttagccgagcgccggcgctaggcggtgcgctaggcgatttattgcaaccgcctagcggtttCCGGAttaaaaaaccgcctagcgctcggcggttccgtggcgctaggcggtgcgctgggcgatccgctcggcgctattgcagcgtccggatcgcctagcgcaccgcctagcgcgatttttttttccgaaacactatatatacgcgtcttgcacgtcattttcattcgcaccacttgttttaacgagtactctctctatctaaatttctgtacaatatcaacaacggtaaatggatctcaacaacgagcctacttcagggagtagcgggtcTCAAGCTCAAACTCTCCCGgtccccgtgggaagtggatggagtcagatgccaccatactacaacatgtaccagtggcagcagatgatgtccGGGATGCCAAccggggggagtccgccgggggggtttcaggcgatgccggggtgggcacccagtgctcagatgatgccggggtgggcacccgggatgcagatgatgcccggggggatacaggcgacgcaggggacgccgggggggggggggggtaccggcgacgggGGGATCCCCGGCGACACAGGGGACACcggggggacgtctatcgccccagtttcgATTTTTCGACTagttcgtcgcacacatcgaccccaacggaggcgcagCCGTTGCCCCAatttgacactttctccttcgatgaaTTGGGGTTagatcttctcggtgttccggatactcccgttcaaacggggggcgcagggcggggtcgtggcgccccaaagaagaaaaacaaggggaagagggtcggcgagtcctcgcagccgggtgaggacgacagctcggtacggaggaggtggacagacgcggagaacgtcgcgctagccaaggcgtg
It contains:
- the LOC121764060 gene encoding uncharacterized protein LOC121764060, which translates into the protein MRDLTSCFSEYAVQISDTSCSTYSANSCISPNLTPSVQNAVTSLYKTTLSNHKQIPVTLTWTRNTLSQGLTISFGDDQSTPALFKLTTNSRIFRKLKGAKTLDFHTTAIEIFYDLSAARYDSGPEPIDGFYLFIALDSELGPILGDAAPEAYFRRLKSGARIAQFSLVSRQEHFSGNTLYSTKARFHEGGAPHEIVIQCGGGGEQPVLSVFIDKKTVIRVKRLQWNFRGNQTIFLDGLLVDLMWDVYDWFCSPGSGSGSGPGYAVFMFRTRSGMDSRLWLEEKMMRKDQDKHDFSFFIFACKNL